From Cotesia glomerata isolate CgM1 linkage group LG2, MPM_Cglom_v2.3, whole genome shotgun sequence, a single genomic window includes:
- the LOC123259297 gene encoding T-cell immunomodulatory protein-like yields MKSVGKKKRTYGTNLPGPSIAYKSTTEEGYPREAIAAQLPQSARFSLNLPYTAFELGHTSNFIERLTIEVTGKYSEWQQIIPNSQIMVSLTQYAKQANGKLNNS; encoded by the exons ATGAAATCTGTTGGGAAGAAGAAGCGGACTTATGGTACTAATTTACCTGGACCGTCGATTGCTTATAAGTCTACCACTGAAGAAGGTTATCCTCGGGAAGCTATTGCTGCGCAGTTACCTCAGAGCGCTCGCTTTTCTTTGAATTTGCCTTACACTGCTTTTGAACTTGGTCACACATcaaatttcattgaaagatTGACTATTGAg GTCACAGGAAAATACAGCGAGTGGCAACAAATAATCCCAAATTCGCAAATCATGGTATCTCTAACCCAATATGCGAAGCAAGCAAATGGGAAGCTCAATAATTCGTAA